From a single Rutidosis leptorrhynchoides isolate AG116_Rl617_1_P2 chromosome 5, CSIRO_AGI_Rlap_v1, whole genome shotgun sequence genomic region:
- the LOC139848370 gene encoding uncharacterized protein isoform X3, protein MAQSIETPPTLVEQRAHMDLDELEEGKDAEVTIMVCRCWDTYTAYGKYLSTDFIVSDKKMNVFQCTAKNNIAHCFIPRLIEGCVYLIGNFQVIQNKEEYRILKANPLMIELQGSTYLRRQAGE, encoded by the exons ATGGCTCAATCGATTGAAACCCCACCAACACTGGTTGAACAAAGGGCGCATATGGATCTTGATGAACTCGAGGAAGGGAAGGATGCTGAAGTCACGATAATGGTTTGTCGATGTTGGGACACATATACTGCTTATGGAAAATACCTGAGTACTGACTTCATTGTTTCAGATAAGAAG ATGAATGTTTTCCAATGCACTGCTAAGAATAACATTGCTCATTGTTTCATCCCAAGGCTAATAGAAGGATGTGTTTATTTGATTGGAAACTTCCAAGTTATACAAAACAAAGAGGAGTACCGTATCTTGAAGGCCAACCCACTGATGATTGAATTGCAAGGTTCCACCTATTTGCGAAGACAGGCAG GTGAATGA
- the LOC139846779 gene encoding kinesin-like protein KIN-4A isoform X2, with the protein MKNEGLKCGLKSVDSSDYQMSESGDSGVIEEEAAKEWEHTLLQDSMDKELHELNKRLEQKESEMRLFEGFDTMTLKQHFGKKIMKLEDEKRVVQISNTKSPRRALT; encoded by the exons ATGAAAAACGAAGGGCTCAAATGTGGTTTGAAGAGTGTTGATTCTTCTGATTATCAGATGAGTGAAAGTG GTGATTCAGGGGTGATAGAGGAAGAAGCAGCTAAAGAATGGGAGCATACTCTTCTACAAGACTCTATGGATAAGGAGTTGCATGAATTAAATAAACGTTTAGAACAGAAAGAG TCGGAAATGAGACTTTTTGAAGGATTCGATACCATGACTCTTAAGCAACATTTTGGAAAGAAGATTATGAAACTTGAGGACGAGAAGCGAGTAGTGCAA ATCTCAAACACAAAAAGTCCGAGACGTGCACTCACATAA
- the LOC139848370 gene encoding uncharacterized protein isoform X2 produces MAQSIETPPTLVEQRAHMDLDELEEGKDAEVTIMVCRCWDTYTAYGKYLSTDFIVSDKKMNVFQCTAKNNIAHCFIPRLIEGCVYLIGNFQVIQNKEEYRILKANPLMIELQGSTYLRRQADVIG; encoded by the exons ATGGCTCAATCGATTGAAACCCCACCAACACTGGTTGAACAAAGGGCGCATATGGATCTTGATGAACTCGAGGAAGGGAAGGATGCTGAAGTCACGATAATGGTTTGTCGATGTTGGGACACATATACTGCTTATGGAAAATACCTGAGTACTGACTTCATTGTTTCAGATAAGAAG ATGAATGTTTTCCAATGCACTGCTAAGAATAACATTGCTCATTGTTTCATCCCAAGGCTAATAGAAGGATGTGTTTATTTGATTGGAAACTTCCAAGTTATACAAAACAAAGAGGAGTACCGTATCTTGAAGGCCAACCCACTGATGATTGAATTGCAAGGTTCCACCTATTTGCGAAGACAGGCAG ATGTGATTGGCTAA
- the LOC139846779 gene encoding kinesin-like protein KIN-4A isoform X1 codes for MKNEGLKCGLKSVDSSDYQMSESGDSGVIEEEAAKEWEHTLLQDSMDKELHELNKRLEQKESEMRLFEGFDTMTLKQHFGKKIMKLEDEKRVVQIERDRLLTEVESLSASSDLKHKKSETCTHIN; via the exons ATGAAAAACGAAGGGCTCAAATGTGGTTTGAAGAGTGTTGATTCTTCTGATTATCAGATGAGTGAAAGTG GTGATTCAGGGGTGATAGAGGAAGAAGCAGCTAAAGAATGGGAGCATACTCTTCTACAAGACTCTATGGATAAGGAGTTGCATGAATTAAATAAACGTTTAGAACAGAAAGAG TCGGAAATGAGACTTTTTGAAGGATTCGATACCATGACTCTTAAGCAACATTTTGGAAAGAAGATTATGAAACTTGAGGACGAGAAGCGAGTAGTGCAA ATAGAAAGGGATAGATTGCTAACTGAAGTTGAAAGCCTTTCTGCTTCTTCAGATCTCAAACACAAAAAGTCCGAGACGTGCACTCACATAAATTGA
- the LOC139848370 gene encoding uncharacterized protein isoform X1 — protein MAQSIETPPTLVEQRAHMDLDELEEGKDAEVTIMVCRCWDTYTAYGKYLSTDFIVSDKKMNVFQCTAKNNIAHCFIPRLIEGCVYLIGNFQVIQNKEEYRILKANPLMIELQGSTYLRRQAGNDNVGFIHHPYSCIEYEDLKM, from the exons ATGGCTCAATCGATTGAAACCCCACCAACACTGGTTGAACAAAGGGCGCATATGGATCTTGATGAACTCGAGGAAGGGAAGGATGCTGAAGTCACGATAATGGTTTGTCGATGTTGGGACACATATACTGCTTATGGAAAATACCTGAGTACTGACTTCATTGTTTCAGATAAGAAG ATGAATGTTTTCCAATGCACTGCTAAGAATAACATTGCTCATTGTTTCATCCCAAGGCTAATAGAAGGATGTGTTTATTTGATTGGAAACTTCCAAGTTATACAAAACAAAGAGGAGTACCGTATCTTGAAGGCCAACCCACTGATGATTGAATTGCAAGGTTCCACCTATTTGCGAAGACAGGCAGGTAATGACAATGTTGGTTTCATCCATCATCCGTACAGCTGCATTGAATATGAAGATCTCAAG ATGTGA